A stretch of Parachlamydia sp. AcF125 DNA encodes these proteins:
- a CDS encoding transposase, whose translation MSSCWKLSNGEIELEVPRDRNSEFEPMAIKKRRRSISSFDDKIISMYAKGMTVRDIQSHVQELYRADMSAAMISNITEKVIEVAIEWQARPLQAVYPIVFFDAIHYKVKEGGKVVSKAAYICLGINLEGKKDILGLGIGESEGALH comes from the coding sequence TTGTCTAGTTGTTGGAAGCTTTCTAATGGTGAAATTGAATTAGAGGTCCCCAGAGACCGCAATTCAGAATTTGAGCCTATGGCAATAAAAAAGCGCCGGAGGAGTATAAGCTCATTTGATGATAAAATTATTTCCATGTATGCTAAGGGCATGACGGTAAGGGATATTCAATCTCATGTGCAAGAATTGTATAGAGCGGATATGTCTGCTGCCATGATATCCAATATTACAGAAAAAGTCATTGAAGTAGCAATTGAATGGCAGGCTAGACCTTTGCAGGCGGTTTATCCCATCGTATTTTTTGACGCCATTCACTATAAAGTGAAAGAAGGAGGCAAAGTTGTCTCAAAAGCGGCTTATATCTGCCTAGGAATAAACCTTGAAGGGAAAAAAGATATTTTAGGACTTGGGATTGGTGAATCAGAAGGCGCCCTTCACTAA
- a CDS encoding NUDIX domain-containing protein, which translates to MVDSIQYDVSYGIIPLQQKKGEWYVFLIQMPAGYWSFPKGHPNPGETELQAAKRELFEETGLSVSTVLFPQSFEERYEFQRAGQRIRKSVYYFVAEVTGQIALQSTEIQNGKWVLLSKASQYVTFSEGKALCQQILQLMSAR; encoded by the coding sequence ATGGTTGATTCAATCCAATATGATGTAAGTTACGGCATAATTCCCCTGCAGCAAAAGAAGGGGGAGTGGTATGTCTTTCTCATACAAATGCCTGCAGGTTATTGGAGTTTTCCTAAAGGGCATCCCAATCCGGGAGAAACTGAGCTTCAGGCAGCCAAACGGGAGCTTTTTGAAGAAACGGGATTATCAGTTTCTACAGTTCTCTTTCCGCAGTCTTTTGAAGAGCGTTATGAATTTCAACGAGCAGGGCAGAGAATCCGAAAAAGCGTTTACTACTTTGTAGCAGAAGTAACAGGGCAAATTGCTTTGCAATCCACTGAAATACAAAATGGAAAGTGGGTTCTGCTATCAAAAGCAAGTCAATATGTCACCTTCTCAGAAGGGAAAGCCCTGTGCCAACAAATCCTTCAGCTAATGTCAGCGCGATGA